A genome region from Streptomyces antimycoticus includes the following:
- a CDS encoding glycoside hydrolase family 6 protein — MYGSCTGRSCHVARTRIRALSAAGALLSFVALSGCFGASKGDSDHASLAGQAKQRPKSTIPYWVNPDGSAARQAAAYRKKGADGEARLIQKIAEQPVAEWLGVDDPEGQARGFTAAADHVNRDALLVFYNIPHRDCGQYSKGGAADGNAYRTWLDKAVRGIGNRRATVILEPDALPHVVDGCAPKRYDLLSGAVDKLKGLPRTKVYLDAGNPHWIKDPRRMVEPLKRAGIRKADGFALNTSNYQTTQENRAYGKRLSALTGGKRFVIDTSRNGNGPAPGKDDPQAWCNPKGRALGERPTTDTGDKLVDAYLWIKRPGESDGTCKGGPTAGRWWPRYALDLARNANSKDS, encoded by the coding sequence ATGTACGGCAGTTGCACCGGCCGTTCGTGTCACGTTGCCCGTACCCGCATCCGCGCTCTCTCCGCCGCTGGGGCGCTGCTGTCGTTCGTGGCGCTCTCCGGGTGTTTCGGGGCCTCGAAGGGGGACAGCGACCATGCCTCCCTCGCCGGGCAGGCGAAGCAGCGGCCCAAGTCCACGATTCCCTACTGGGTGAATCCGGATGGCAGCGCGGCGCGGCAGGCGGCGGCGTATCGCAAGAAGGGGGCGGACGGCGAGGCCAGGCTGATACAGAAGATCGCGGAGCAGCCCGTCGCGGAGTGGCTCGGGGTGGACGATCCGGAGGGGCAGGCGCGGGGGTTCACCGCGGCCGCGGATCACGTGAACCGGGACGCACTGCTGGTCTTCTACAACATCCCGCACCGCGACTGCGGGCAGTACTCCAAGGGCGGCGCCGCCGACGGCAACGCCTATCGCACCTGGCTGGACAAGGCGGTCCGGGGGATCGGCAACCGCCGGGCGACGGTCATCCTGGAGCCCGACGCGCTGCCGCACGTGGTGGACGGCTGTGCGCCCAAGCGGTACGACTTACTGTCCGGCGCTGTGGACAAGCTCAAGGGGCTGCCGCGCACCAAGGTCTATCTGGACGCCGGAAACCCCCACTGGATCAAGGACCCGCGCCGGATGGTCGAGCCGCTGAAGCGGGCCGGTATCCGTAAGGCCGACGGCTTCGCGCTGAACACCTCCAACTACCAGACGACCCAGGAGAACAGGGCGTACGGCAAGAGGCTGTCCGCGCTGACCGGCGGCAAGCGCTTCGTGATCGACACCAGCCGTAACGGCAATGGGCCGGCCCCCGGTAAGGACGACCCGCAGGCGTGGTGCAACCCGAAGGGCCGGGCGCTGGGCGAGCGGCCGACCACCGACACCGGGGACAAGCTGGTCGACGCCTATCTGTGGATCAAGCGTCCGGGCGAGTCGGACGGCACCTGCAAGGGCGGTCCCACCGCGGGTCGGTGGTGGCCCCGGTACGCGCTCGATCTCGCCCGTAACGCCAACAGTAAGGACAGCTGA
- a CDS encoding class F sortase: MDMDTEMDGNVDGNRFSGLGRLATGVAWVALLLGLWMWGRDTTEGTGGPAPMTGDVAAVGRPPAHPLPPAHAPLASARPKRVVIEAAGVRAPIVASGLDRDGAVKPPSVSRPGTVGWYRAGPEPGSPGAALLVGHLDTKSKPAVFHGLSDLKRGERVRVARSDGTTAEFTVEDVEVVPENHFDARRVYGSRSHDRAELRLITCGGKFNRSTRTYTANVVVSAYLTGTTGSAHNVSAGSRSAH, from the coding sequence ATGGACATGGATACCGAGATGGACGGGAACGTGGACGGGAATCGCTTCTCCGGCCTCGGACGGCTGGCCACCGGGGTGGCCTGGGTGGCGCTGCTGCTCGGCCTGTGGATGTGGGGCCGGGACACCACCGAGGGAACGGGCGGTCCGGCGCCGATGACCGGGGACGTGGCCGCGGTCGGACGACCGCCCGCCCATCCGCTGCCCCCGGCGCACGCACCGCTGGCGTCCGCACGGCCGAAGCGGGTCGTGATCGAGGCGGCCGGCGTCCGCGCCCCCATCGTCGCCAGCGGCCTCGACCGCGACGGAGCGGTGAAGCCCCCGTCCGTCAGCCGCCCCGGCACGGTCGGCTGGTACCGCGCCGGCCCCGAGCCCGGCTCCCCGGGCGCCGCGCTGCTGGTCGGCCACCTGGACACGAAGAGCAAACCGGCGGTCTTCCACGGGCTGAGCGACCTCAAGCGGGGGGAGCGGGTGCGGGTCGCGCGATCGGACGGTACGACGGCGGAGTTCACGGTCGAGGACGTCGAGGTGGTGCCGGAGAACCACTTCGACGCGCGACGGGTGTACGGGTCGCGGTCCCATGACCGTGCGGAGCTGCGGCTGATCACCTGCGGAGGGAAGTTCAACCGTTCGACCCGGACGTATACGGCGAACGTCGTCGTCTCGGCCTACCTGACGGGCACGACGGGCTCCGCCCACAACGTGTCGGCCGGCAGCCGCAGCGCGCACTAG
- a CDS encoding HAD-IIA family hydrolase — protein sequence MAERKPIESWLTDMDGVLMHEGIPVPGADAFVKRLRESGTPFLVLTNNSIYTPRDLHARLSRIGLDVPVANIWTSALASAQFLDEQRPGGTAYVIGEAGLTTALHDIGYVLTDVEPDYVVLGETRTYSFEALTKAIRLINDGARFIATNPDEIGPSAEGALPATGSVAALITKATGQKPYFVGKPNPLMMRSGLNAIGAHSETSAMIGDRMDTDVRAGLEAGMETFLVLTGVTKAAEVDRYPYRPSTVVDSIANLVERIA from the coding sequence GTGGCAGAGCGCAAGCCGATCGAGTCATGGCTCACCGACATGGACGGTGTCCTGATGCACGAGGGCATACCGGTGCCGGGTGCCGATGCCTTCGTCAAGCGGCTGCGCGAATCCGGCACGCCCTTCCTGGTGCTCACCAACAACTCCATCTACACCCCGCGCGACCTCCACGCCCGGCTGTCCCGGATCGGGCTGGACGTCCCGGTGGCCAACATCTGGACGTCGGCGCTGGCCAGCGCCCAGTTCCTGGATGAGCAGCGCCCCGGCGGCACCGCGTATGTGATCGGGGAGGCGGGGCTGACCACCGCGCTGCACGACATCGGCTACGTCCTTACGGATGTCGAACCGGACTATGTGGTGCTCGGCGAGACCCGTACGTACAGCTTCGAGGCGCTCACCAAGGCCATCCGACTGATCAACGACGGTGCGCGGTTCATCGCCACCAACCCCGATGAGATCGGCCCCTCCGCGGAGGGTGCGCTGCCCGCCACCGGTTCCGTGGCCGCGCTGATCACCAAGGCGACCGGCCAGAAGCCGTACTTCGTCGGCAAGCCCAATCCGCTGATGATGCGCTCCGGGCTGAACGCGATCGGTGCCCACTCCGAGACCAGCGCGATGATCGGCGACCGGATGGACACCGATGTCCGGGCCGGGCTCGAGGCCGGTATGGAGACCTTCCTGGTGCTCACCGGGGTGACCAAGGCGGCAGAGGTGGACCGGTATCCGTACCGCCCGTCCACGGTCGTCGACTCCATCGCGAATCTCGTGGAACGCATCGCCTGA
- a CDS encoding antitoxin, with amino-acid sequence MGMMDKLKGAISKNPDKARKGSRKGAEAADKKTGGKYSEQVQSGSDKIDDELRRRGEGPRGQ; translated from the coding sequence ATGGGCATGATGGACAAGCTCAAGGGCGCGATCAGCAAGAACCCGGACAAGGCTCGGAAGGGCAGTCGTAAGGGGGCCGAGGCCGCTGACAAGAAGACGGGCGGCAAGTACTCGGAGCAGGTCCAGTCCGGCTCGGACAAGATCGACGACGAGCTGCGCCGCCGGGGCGAGGGGCCCCGGGGCCAGTAG